A genomic segment from Desulfurobacterium pacificum encodes:
- the tgt gene encoding tRNA guanosine(34) transglycosylase Tgt: MEFKVLAKDGSARYGLLKGTHGVTETPCFMPVGTLGAVKSVTWRDVKEMGYSLVLSNVYHLYLRPGLDILREAGGLHKFVNWDGLILTDSGGFQVFSLGKLMKITEDGIEFRSHIDGSKHFFSPEFVVKFEEEIGVDIGMVLDECTPYPATYEYAKHSMERTVRWALRSLRARTTDKTAIFAIVQGGVYEDLRLKCVELLSPLNFDGFAIGGLSVGEPKKDMYRITRLVAPQLPEDKPRYLMGVGKPEDILEAVSCGVDMFDCVIPTRNARNGTLFTSQGKINIKAAKYKNDFSPVDPECDCYTCRNFSRAYLRHLYVSGEINAAILNTIHNLHFYARLMEKIRESIKSGTFEEFKRAFMEKISSSQ; the protein is encoded by the coding sequence ATGGAGTTTAAGGTTTTAGCTAAGGACGGCAGCGCAAGGTATGGTTTGTTGAAAGGAACTCACGGCGTTACAGAAACGCCATGCTTTATGCCTGTCGGGACGCTTGGCGCTGTAAAAAGCGTAACCTGGCGCGACGTTAAGGAAATGGGTTATTCTCTGGTTCTCTCAAACGTTTATCACCTTTACCTGCGTCCGGGTTTGGATATCCTCAGAGAAGCCGGAGGACTTCATAAATTCGTAAACTGGGACGGTCTCATACTTACAGATAGCGGCGGTTTTCAGGTATTTAGTTTAGGAAAGTTAATGAAGATAACGGAAGATGGTATAGAGTTCCGCTCTCACATAGACGGTTCAAAGCATTTCTTCTCACCTGAATTTGTCGTAAAGTTTGAAGAAGAGATAGGTGTTGACATAGGAATGGTTTTGGACGAATGCACGCCTTATCCGGCTACTTACGAGTACGCCAAACATTCTATGGAGAGGACTGTCAGGTGGGCTTTGAGGAGCTTGAGGGCGAGAACTACCGATAAAACGGCTATCTTTGCCATAGTGCAGGGGGGAGTTTACGAAGATTTGAGGCTAAAGTGCGTTGAGCTTCTTTCGCCTTTAAACTTTGACGGCTTTGCCATAGGCGGTTTGAGCGTTGGCGAACCGAAGAAAGATATGTATAGGATAACGAGACTTGTTGCGCCGCAACTGCCAGAAGATAAGCCCCGTTACCTTATGGGAGTTGGAAAACCTGAAGACATTTTGGAAGCAGTTTCCTGCGGCGTTGATATGTTTGACTGCGTTATTCCAACAAGAAACGCGAGGAACGGAACGCTTTTCACCTCTCAGGGCAAAATAAACATAAAAGCTGCTAAGTATAAAAACGACTTTTCACCCGTTGACCCTGAGTGCGATTGTTATACCTGCAGGAACTTTTCAAGAGCTTACCTGAGGCATCTTTACGTTTCCGGTGAGATAAACGCTGCTATTCTTAACACCATTCATAACCTTCACTTTTACGCCAGATTGATGGAAAAGATAAGGGAATCAATAAAGAGCGGAACGTTTGAAGAGTTTAAGCGTGCCTTTATGGAAAAGATTTCTTCTTCTCAGTAG
- a CDS encoding M24 family metallopeptidase gives MKTLQSISCKVKSRDCDAYVSFDSAENFYLTKFQSSFGISVVTAEGEIFFFTDGRYFEKAKRSVKQVNVVLWKSWEKFVEKLEDLKLDRLLIDDKKVKVSTYNALKKSFSVKIESNFLSEFRAVKTEEEVALISRAVTVAETTLNHVIHLLKPGITELEFRAELIKAFFKFGGEDEAFETIVASGKGSAIPHWKTSRKEIKDGEAVVVDFGVRVGGYVSDVTRTFLVGNVPSELKNIYDIVKEAQRIGIESLRVGVPCKKVDEAVREYITSKGYGELFVHSTGHGIGVEVHEAPTLSKRSSEILKKNMVVTVEPGIYVPELGGVRIEDDCLVTESDAFVLSTLPK, from the coding sequence ATGAAGACCTTACAAAGTATATCCTGTAAAGTAAAAAGTAGAGATTGTGACGCTTACGTTTCGTTTGATAGTGCCGAAAACTTCTACCTTACAAAATTTCAATCCTCTTTCGGAATTAGCGTTGTCACCGCTGAAGGAGAAATTTTCTTTTTCACCGATGGCAGGTATTTTGAGAAGGCAAAGCGTTCAGTGAAACAGGTTAACGTAGTTTTGTGGAAAAGCTGGGAAAAGTTTGTGGAAAAGTTAGAAGATTTAAAATTGGACAGACTATTGATAGATGATAAAAAGGTAAAGGTTTCTACCTACAATGCCTTGAAAAAGAGTTTTTCTGTAAAGATAGAAAGCAATTTCCTTTCAGAATTCAGAGCAGTTAAGACGGAAGAGGAGGTGGCGCTTATATCAAGGGCTGTAACTGTTGCTGAGACAACACTGAATCACGTTATCCATCTGTTAAAACCCGGCATAACCGAACTTGAATTTAGAGCTGAGCTGATAAAGGCGTTTTTCAAATTTGGCGGTGAGGATGAGGCTTTTGAAACTATAGTAGCTTCAGGTAAAGGTTCTGCCATTCCCCACTGGAAAACCTCTCGTAAAGAGATTAAAGACGGTGAAGCGGTTGTTGTAGATTTCGGCGTTCGCGTAGGCGGTTACGTTTCCGACGTAACGAGGACGTTTTTGGTAGGTAACGTTCCTTCCGAATTAAAGAACATTTACGACATTGTGAAAGAAGCGCAGAGAATTGGTATAGAAAGCCTTAGAGTAGGCGTTCCCTGCAAAAAGGTAGATGAAGCAGTCAGAGAATACATAACTTCTAAAGGTTACGGCGAACTCTTCGTTCATTCAACCGGTCACGGTATAGGAGTGGAAGTTCACGAAGCACCGACGCTTTCAAAACGTTCTTCGGAAATTCTAAAGAAGAATATGGTTGTAACCGTTGAACCGGGAATATATGTTCCTGAATTAGGCGGTGTGAGGATAGAAGATGACTGCCTTGTAACAGAAAGCGATGCTTTCGTTCTTTCTACACTTCCAAAGTAG